The Leadbetterella byssophila DSM 17132 DNA window CCCACTGATATACCATTTCCTCAAACTGCAAATCTGCAAGTCTTAAAATACCGATATCCTCAACTACCTTAAAATTGACACTTTCTTCCCAGGCCTGAGCTTTACCTGTTGCGGTCCAATTAAGGTTGGGAGTAACCATTTCAAATTGATCCTTCCAATCAAAATAATCATGTAAAAAACGTCCAATGGCTTTTGCCGTCCGCCTCTCCAAAAATGGCAGCATAGCAGGGAGGCAACCTTTCCATATCACCACCAACAAAGAATCAGAACTAACCCCATTTACCGCCAGTAATTCCCTACCCTTCTGCCCTTCAATCTCCTCGAGAATAAAGATTTTATTATTTTCTATCCAAAGTTCATAAGGAAAGAGTAAAGTCGAACTCAATTTCCTCCTAACTCCGAAATGTGCATCTCCTGTCGACAGAACTAGAGGTCGTAGTATTCTGTACCAATCCGCCTCAGACTCCGCCATTGGAACCACTCCCATGAGGCTATCTATAGTTCTTTCGAAATGCTTCTCATTTCCAGAAAACGGATAAGGAGTGCTGTTCCTGATCTCTGCAATAGCACGGTCAAGATCTGTTTCCTGAGCCTGTGCTGAGATGGAGATCAAGAGCCAAAGGACGATAAGAATCTTCATATCATTTTACCGTCACGTTTCAATTGATCCATGATAATCTTCACCCCTTCTACCTGGATCTGCTCTTTAGCATATTCTTCTGTTGAAAAGAATTTCAGGTCGCCTATCTCTGCACTCGCTTCAAAGCCATCCACTTCAGGGTAAAGAAAACAATCTTGCTCCATAACCCTTGGCGGTTCTTCTCCATAGGCCATTGCTTGTACATGAGAATAGAAAGTACACCATTCCGGATTCAGCGTCAAATTCAGTTCCTCTTTAATTTCTCTGCATAAACCTTCAAGTGTAGTCTCACCCGGATCAACCTTGCCCCCGGGCAAATAATAAGCTTTTTTGTTATTGCTATAGGCCAGAAGCAACTTCTGGTCTTTGATAAGTAAGAGTCCTGCTGTAGTGATCATGGCACAAAAATACGTGCATAAATAATTTAAACAAATCCAGTAAAATTTT harbors:
- a CDS encoding S41 family peptidase; translated protein: MKILIVLWLLISISAQAQETDLDRAIAEIRNSTPYPFSGNEKHFERTIDSLMGVVPMAESEADWYRILRPLVLSTGDAHFGVRRKLSSTLLFPYELWIENNKIFILEEIEGQKGRELLAVNGVSSDSLLVVIWKGCLPAMLPFLERRTAKAIGRFLHDYFDWKDQFEMVTPNLNWTATGKAQAWEESVNFKVVEDIGILRLADLQFEEMVYQWADMVEKVPSGKLIIDIRGNLGGSDLIVKGLLEVLTREKFNLAEGIDYFSEGVKSYMPILEFQEGKAKRDLNLVLLADVCTYSEAHIFRQIFEHHKLGIVIGEDPSEGLRIGRQLKGTVLPESGLELVFPTINYRIPGFEQERISKTDLIVKPTLQDLLEGKDVALQKALDYLKN
- a CDS encoding NUDIX hydrolase, producing MITTAGLLLIKDQKLLLAYSNNKKAYYLPGGKVDPGETTLEGLCREIKEELNLTLNPEWCTFYSHVQAMAYGEEPPRVMEQDCFLYPEVDGFEASAEIGDLKFFSTEEYAKEQIQVEGVKIIMDQLKRDGKMI